A window of Balearica regulorum gibbericeps isolate bBalReg1 chromosome Z, bBalReg1.pri, whole genome shotgun sequence contains these coding sequences:
- the LOC142599499 gene encoding muscle, skeletal receptor tyrosine protein kinase-like, with amino-acid sequence MNDLLKVPLVHVLTLAVLSLAETLPKAPLISTPLETVDALVEDVAKFVCVVESYPEPEITWTRNSIPIRLFDTRYSIQRNGQLLTILSVEDSDDGVYCCTADNGVGAAAQSCGALQVKMRPKITRPPINVEIIEGLKAVLPCTTMGNPKPSVSWIKGETVVKENARIAVLDSGNLRIHNVQREDAGQYRCVAKNSLGTAYSKPATVVVEVFARILKAPESQNITFGSVVTLRCAAAGLPVPTVTWLENGKAVSAGSILESVKDRVVDSRLQVYVTRPGLFTCLATNKHSKTFGAAKAAATISVSVLAFLLGERKGV; translated from the exons ATGAACGACCTGCTGAAGGTGCCCCTGGTGCACGTCCTCACCCTGGCAGTCCTCAGCTTGGCCGAGACACTCCCAAAAG CTCCCTTGATCAGCACTCCTCTGGAAACTGTGGATGCACTGGTAGAGGATGTCGCCAAGTTCGTCTGTGTAGTGGAGTCGTACCCTGAGCCGGAGATTACATGGACACGCAACAGCATTCCCATCAG GCTGTTCGACACCCGGTACAGTATACAGAGGAATGGGCAGCTCCTGACCATTCTGAGCGTGGAGGACAGTGATGATGGGGTGTACTGCTGCACAGCGGATAATGGGGTTGGAGCTGCTGCACAGAGCTGCGGGGCTCTCCAAGTGAAAATGC GACCCAAAATAACCCGACCACCTATAAATGTGGAAATAATAGAAGGCTTAAAGGCTGTTCTTCCATGCACTACAATGGGGAATCCAAAACCTTCTGTTTCATGGATCAAAGGAGAAACAGTTGTAAAG GAGAATGCTCGCATTGCTGTCCTTGATTCAGGGAATTTAAGGATCCACAATGTTCAGAGAGAAGATGCAGGACAGTATCGATGTGTAGCCAAGAACAGCCTGGGCACAGCCTATTCAAAACCTGCAACGGTGGTAGTGGAAG TTTTTGCCAGAATCCTGAAGGCTCCTGAATCCCAAAATATCACCTTTGGTTCTGTGGTGACGTTGCGGTGTGCAGCAGCCGGCCTTCCAGTCCCCACTGTCACCTGGCTGGAAAATGGGAAAGCT GTTTCTGCAGGCTCTATATTGGAAAGCGTCAAGGACAGAGTGGTTGACTCCAGACTGCAGGTGTATGTCACCCGACCGGGCCTGTTCACTTGCCTTGCCACgaacaaacacagcaaaacttTTGGAGCCGCAAAAGCTGCAGCAACCATCAGTGTTTCAG TCCTAGCTTTCCTGCTGGGCGAGAGGAAAGGGGTGTGA